The proteins below are encoded in one region of Podarcis raffonei isolate rPodRaf1 chromosome 6, rPodRaf1.pri, whole genome shotgun sequence:
- the PIGR gene encoding polymeric immunoglobulin receptor: MAVLAFIFLLAFVQAESASLLTSSPIFGPRQVTGLLGGSVTVKCFYPPTSVNRHSRKYWCKESTRQCSTIISSNGYVAGAFKGRALITDFPENGIFTILISELRRGDMGMYKCGVSLNDNGLSFRVKLDVSEDSTVPDEAQLIYVEQHGSVTMNCDLGAQYASARKYLCKMSKNDCYTVIDSYGKIDPAYEGRVMLTFLGTPGSFSIFMTQLKKKDSGSYLCGAGIYGAGGESKELDIHVYEGSLVPKGQPVARGVQGGSVSVECHYDPKENYTRKQWCKLEKNRCLPLINDFGYVMDSYEGRIVMHDNPSNGTFTILLNQLNEKDAGFYWCVVDGKEERRSATELKIVEGKPNLVINNEINAVVGAPLKLSCSYSCEYADYEKYWCKWKNTGCEPLVLSTQNENGLVVNCDATNRILSLNFDQVSRTDQGWYWCGVRRGGHYAETTAMHLEVQEVFQNPKEDSSADKEPSDIIPEVNPRSRGLPLNEAKEATGVESPVDSHEDSKNSSVLVSTLVPLGVVFLLLVAIGIVVKRKVFKHSDLVSVGSYRTNISMTDFENVRQYGAKDNVCMEDANETQLGTMDENIISGSPKETGKPKKTKRGSTEEIEMAYTTVLLNEGNKTPARRDQEQ; encoded by the exons TTTTAACTTCAAGTCCCATATTTGGACCACGGCAGGTGACTGGGTTGCTTGGAGGCTCAGTGACTGTGAAATGCTTTTACCCTCCCACTAGTGTGAATAGACACAGCAGGAAGTACTGGTGCAAGGAATCAACACGGCAATGTTCAACCATCATTTCTAGCAATGGCTATGTTGCTGGAGCGTTCAAAGGCAGAGCCTTAATAACAGACTTTCCAGAGAATGGCATATTCACTATATTAATATCAGAGCTTAGAAGAGGAGACATGGGGATGTACAAATGTGGTGTTTCACTAAATGACAATGGACTGTCTTTCAGAGTGAAGCTGGATGTTTCCGAAG ATTCAACAGTTCCGGATGAAGCTCAACTCATTTATGTTGAGCAGCATGGATCAGTGACTATGAACTGTGACTTGGGTGCGCAATATGCAAGTGCTCGGAAGTACCTGTGCAAGATGTCAAAGAATGATTGCTACACTGTTATTGACTCGTATGGAAAAATTGACCCAGCCTACGAAGGAAGAGTTATGCTGACCTTTCTTGGGACTCCTGGATCATTCAGTATCTTTATGACCCAGTTAAAGAAGAAAGATTCAGGGTCATATCTCTGTGGAGCTGGAATctatggggcagggggagaatccAAGGAACTGGATATACATGTCTATGAAG GGTCTTTGGTGCCCAAAGGACAACCTGTAGCAAGAGGAGTCCAAGGTGGATCAGTGTCTGTTGAATGCCATTATGATCCAAAAGAGAATTATACACGCAAACAGTGGTGCAAGTTAGAAAAAAACAGGTGCCTTCCATTAATAAATGACTTTGGGTATGTGATGGATTCCTATGAGGGAAGAATAGTGATGCATGATAACCCAAGTAATGGAACATTCACCATCCTGTTGAACCAACTGAATGAGAAGGATGCAGGGTTCTACTGGTGTGTAGTAgatggaaaagaggaaagaaggtCAGCAACAGAGCTGAAGATTGTAGAAG GGAAACCCAATTTAGTAATAAATAATGAGATCAACGCTGTTGTCGGTGCCCCACTGAAACTATCATGCTCTTACTCATGTGAATATGCTGATTATGAGAAGTATTGGTGCAAGTGGAAGAATACTGGATGTGAACCTCTCGTCTTATCCACCCAAAATGAAAACGGCTTGGTGGTTAACTGTGATGCAACCAACAGAATTTTGTCGCTGAATTTTGACCAAGTGTCACGAACAGATCAAGGGTGGTATTGGTGTGGAGTCAGACGTGGAGGTCACTATGCAGAAACAACTGCAATGCATCTGGAAGTGCAAGAAG TGTTTCAAAACCCTAAAGAAGATTCCAGTGCCGACAAAGAACCCAGTGATATAATTCCTGAAGTCAACCCTAGAAGCAGGGGCCTTCCCTTAAATGAAGCTAAGGAGGCAACTGGAGTTGAGAGCCCCGTAGACAG CCATGAAGATAGCAAAAATTCCTCAGTTCTGGTCTCCACTTTAGTCCCCCTTGGAGTTGTGTTTCTGCTTCTTGTCGCAATTGGTATTGTTGTGAAGCGCAAGGTTTTCAAGCATTCAG ATTTGGTCTCAGTTGGAAGCTACAGGACAAACATCAGCATGACAGATTTTGAGAATGTGAGACAGTACGGAGCAAAGGACAATGTATGCATGGAAGATGCTAATGAGACCCAATTAGGCACCATGGATG AGAATATAATCAGTGGCAGTCCTAAGGAGACTGGTAAACCAAAGAAGACAAAGAGG gGCTCCACGGAGGAAATTGAGATGGCTTATACCACAGTCCTGCTGAATGAAGGCAACAAGACCCCTGCAAGAAGAGACCAGGAACAATAG